The following nucleotide sequence is from Triticum dicoccoides isolate Atlit2015 ecotype Zavitan chromosome 7B, WEW_v2.0, whole genome shotgun sequence.
acaagatatTCATGGAGAGGGTGGTTAAGGAGGCTCATCTCATAAGGaaaagggaggaggaggaagaagaagagaggaagaagaagaagggaaaggggccTTGCTCTACACAATAGAGCTATGATGTGAATTGTGCCATGCTTTGGACCTTCGTGTGCATTTCATCTTGAACCTTGTTGTTGCCTAGACTCCTTTATGTGGTGAGCTATGTGTACTCTAAATTGCTTCGGACTCCTCTATGTGTACTCCTTTATGTGGTGAACTATGTGATGTCACAATTGCTCTAGACTCCTCTATGCGTACTCTTTTATGTGGTGAACTATGTGATGTCACAATTGCTCTAGACTCCTCTATGTGTATtactttatgtgatgaactatgtgTACCACCAAATTGCTTTGGAGTTTGTTTTTGACTTCCTGTTCTGACGGAAACGCCAAACCAGTTGGCGTTTTACTGCACTTTGGCAACGCCAACGGCCACAGCGTTGCAGACCTATGTAGCACCACACTTGTCTCAACATACTCCGGCGGGGTACGTTGTTGTACTCCAAATTGCTTCGAAACACGATATGGAAGATGCCACTCCACCGCATAAAAGCATATCATGGGGAAACGCACACGCCAAAGATGTTGGTCACGAAAGCACATATTGCTTAAAGGGAACTGCCTAAGTACCATGTACAGCCTCCAATTAACCTACATCACAACATGTCACTAGCCCATGCACAACAACAAAAAAACTGAATTGATAGCAAGGCATTTGATAATTACCTGGTTGTAAGTAAGCATGTCAAGCTCGCTTATGTATGCCTTGTACCGCCCCATGGCTGCGATACTAGACACTTGGACATTAGCCCACGTGTATGCGATAGTGGGATACCGCTCCTCATCCCCGTCAAAAGGCCACTCCCAAGGTTCTTCCGGAGCAATGGTCAAGTTACAGCCCACAGGGATACGCTCCCACATCCAAATCTGTAGGGCCCAAACAAAACCACCAAGACAAGATTTCGGCTTACTCCTCATACATGCTCCGTCCAACTGCACATTTGTATACACATTAACAAATCACATGCAAAAAAATCTTTCATATAATAAAAATTCATCAAATTAGCATTACCTGACGGTGCAAGAAGGCTAGTGCCGCCGACCCCCAACTCCACTTAACATCCCAGTTACGAAGAGGGTCCAAGAACATCCAGGAGGCTGTGTCTCCCGTGCCGTCAGGAAACACCACTTGGGTCATGAGATTCCATAAGTAAGCCCTTGCGTACCTCTCCACAACAGCCGGACTGGCATTCTCTGGGCACTCGTAAAAATTCTTGTAGCCACGAGAACAAAACACCAGATGGCCTAGGATCGTTCTTTGTTTCATGAATCCACTGGGGAGGTTCACCACCAACCAAACCTGCAACCCTTTGTCGCCACCCCTCGGACTTCACCTTCCCGGTAAGAGCCCTGCCCTCGATCGGAAGACCGAAGATCATCGCAATATCCTCCAAAGTGACGGTCATCTCACCAAGAGCAAGGTGAAAAGAGTGCGTCTCCGGCCTCCAACGGTCCGTAAGGGCGGTAATGGCCGTCGAGTTCAGCCATGGTGGTGTGCCTTTAAAGTTGAGCACAAACTGGAGAAGATCCATTCTTCTAAAATAAGGCTCGTAGCGACGGTCATACCTCAGTGACTCACGTGGGTTGTGGCCTCTCAACCGAAGCACTGGAGGAACCTAAAAAAATCACACGCACAATTTATATACTTCTCTAAACTACTCACAATATAATCACAACATGAGAATCGACAATATAGATCATAATTACCTCCCCTCTTTCCACAAGCACAGCACGATGCTTCTCCTCGTAATAATCATCAAGGCCGGGATATTTATCCGGCTCAAACATCCTACAAAATAAGGTAAATGGATTTGTTATGATATATGCTTAAAGTTATGACCACATCATATACAAAATTGTGTGAAACTACTACAAATTATCCCAAAGATATAAATCACGAACCACATTACCAACATCAATTCTTTTCAACCTATTTTATCCTAAACAATCTATCACAACTAATTATTAACAAATAATAGGTTCAACCTAATCAAAAAAATGGTCTCTCTCTAAATCCAATACTAAACAAATTAACTAAAAATACTTCAACACaatgagcatatccccaaaatattCATCAAACAAATCACTAATAACTCATCTTAGGGTTCCACCATGTTTCAAAAAATGCATCTACAATAGCTAATCTTGACTGAAAATAAATGGAGGATTGGGAAGAGAATACCTCAAGTAACTCGGGAGTGCTTCGATCTACTCGTTTTGATGATCAAAATAGCAGATCTGGGGGAGAGTTGGTgaagaagagggagggggcggccgcCAGTTCGTCGGGGCAGGGACGAACTGCCCGAGCGGTCCGAGATATGGGCTGGGTCAGGCCCCCGCGGCCCCGCGTGCATTACTAAATACATGGCAGAAACGCCAGGGCCATTGGCGTTTCTGATGTGCCACGTCAGCGAAAAACAGCGGGTTCGGACTGACTGTGGGCCACGGAAGAAACGCTAGCTACCACGGCGTTTCTGTGTTGGCCAGAAACGCTAGCTTGGTCAGCGTTTCAATGTTGGCTGGAAACGCCGCGGGCCCTGACGTTTCTAAAAGGGTCAAATCATGAAATACTTTCACGTCGGGTTTAGTTTGTGACGATAAACGTGAAcaaggtcaaaacagtgatttcGTCCTTGGAACGGAGGGAGGAGGCTCGACACGTTGGTTCAGGTTCAGGTTCAGGTTAGTTGAAAGTAAAAAAAGGTTCAGGTTCATGTACACGGCGGTCACGACATGGAGACAGCGAAACGCAAGACATCGTCTGTTAGTACAGGAGATCTCTTTGCAGTAGGTGGGGGGCGTCGTCGGAGAGGATTGAGGCCACatcgtcttctcctcatcttcttctccatcttccatCCATCAggtacgccgccgccgcctcctccctcttcttcctcctccccaagATTTGCACGTCCCTTCAACTCGTCAAGCTAAATTCAGCCCCCAATCTCTTCCTGATGACCAACCCCATCCAGAGCTCAACGCAATCAAGATTATCCACTCGCCGCCTCTGGTGGCACTAGCCAAGAAAGAATCAAGATCCATCTTTTACCGTTTCTTAGAGTCCACACCTCAATTTTGATCGAGCCACGCAGCACTGAATCTGATATAGCGACGCGATTGTCAACCATGTCTGCGAAATTCACTTTCCTTGGTCTCGGTGTTGCAGATAGGCCATGGCTTCCACCGTCCCCTTCTCCCCGGCCAAGGTCCAGATGCTCCAGGCGACCAACTGCCACGGGCACGCGCCGTTCGGCAGCTCTTTCGCCGTCCCAAGAACCGGGCCAAAGCAGCGTTCCCTGGCCGTCAGGGTCAGCAGCGAGCAGGAGGCGGCCGCCGCCGTCAGGGCGCCGTCGGGGAGGAGCATCGAGGAGTGCGAGGCCGACGCCGTCGCCGGAAAATTCCCCGCCCCCGCTGCGTTTGTCAGACCAAAGGCCCCAGACGGCACGCCTGAGATCAGGCCTCTTGTGAGCTCCAATCTGAATTTTGCAATGTTGCTGCAGTTGCAAGAAACTGAATTTAGAGGCTCCATGTTTGGTGTGTGTTCAGGACATGCCAAAGCGCCCTCGTCGCAACCGCAGGTCGCCAGCTCTTAGGGCTGCATTCCAGGAGACAACCATCTCGCCTGCAAATTTGGTGCTCCCATTGTTCATCCACGAAGGTTGCCTTGAAATCTAGTACTTGCTTGAATGCTGGACCATTTGAGATTTGTTATATAAAGTTTTTTTTAATGATTTGCAGGGGAAGAGGATGCTCCAATTGGCGCTATGCCCGGGTGCTTTAGGCTTGGATGGCAACATGGGCTTCTTGATGAGGTACTGGAAGTACTGGAAATTTACCTCTTTTTTTTTCTGAGACTGGGATCGGATTTATcatctatgtttgatgaatatgttgGAGCTCTAAATGTGTGTTTATTTCCATGTCACTTGGACCAATAGTCTTAGGTAGCAATCAGTATTCAGACCTCATGTAATAATCCAGACAACCACTCATATATGCAGGTGTATAAGGCACGTGATGTTGGTGTTAACAGCTTTGTGCTCTTTCCAAAGGTTCCAGATGCATTGAAGGTATTTGACAAATATAACTAATTATTGCCATGTACTTTTATTTGTGCCTCTGAATGACTTATGCTCTTTATTCCTTCAGTCTCCGACAGGAATTGAAGCATACAATGACAATGGTTTGGTTCCACGTACAATTCGCCTGCTCAAGGATAAGTTCCCTGATATCGTAAGTTTGTTTCCCTCATTCATTGTCTATTGTCACTCGCACCAATGCTGCCTCTAATCATATGTCGAATTTAGATTGTCTACACGGATGTTGCTTTGGACCCTTATTCATCTGATGGACATGATGGCATCGTGAGGGAAGATGGTAATGAAAATGACGCATTATTATCTTACACTTTTCAGAGGGTCAGATGTGCATGATATGTTGATCTGCTTGCATCCTGAATTGCTGATAGCATTAGAAATGTGCTAGCTAGTTCAAAAATATTGTTGCCAGTCTCCTGGTATGAAGGCCACACCACACTGGTTACGGGCATATGGCCAAGAAACTATCATCCTAGTTCTCGATATTATTGTTGgccagtttggtttgtatgagctgAGATTGTATTATATAGAACCTCTGGCTCCTGGTTTCTAAGACATCACTGTGGATGTCCAGATTTGATTTTCTAAAAGTATTACTGGACCACTTGATTCCTGCTA
It contains:
- the LOC119337109 gene encoding delta-aminolevulinic acid dehydratase, chloroplastic, with the translated sequence MASTVPFSPAKVQMLQATNCHGHAPFGSSFAVPRTGPKQRSLAVRVSSEQEAAAAVRAPSGRSIEECEADAVAGKFPAPAAFVRPKAPDGTPEIRPLDMPKRPRRNRRSPALRAAFQETTISPANLVLPLFIHEGEEDAPIGAMPGCFRLGWQHGLLDEVYKARDVGVNSFVLFPKVPDALKSPTGIEAYNDNGLVPRTIRLLKDKFPDIIVYTDVALDPYSSDGHDGIVREDGVILNDETVYQLCKQAVSQARAGADVVSPSDMMDGRVGAIRSALDAEGFNDVSIMSYTAKYASSFYGPFREALDSNPRFGDKKTYQMNPANYREALLETAADEAEGADILLVKPGLPYLDIIRLLRDNSALPIAAYQVSGEYSMIKAGGALNMIDEEKVMMESLMCLRRAGADVILTYFARQAAAVLCGMGSAAK